A genome region from Sphingobacteriaceae bacterium GW460-11-11-14-LB5 includes the following:
- a CDS encoding ABC transporter ATP-binding protein, which produces MSLIIRSLSYTHPDGEKLFHELNLTLGKGEKAALVGLNGMGKSTLLQLMAGTILPTSGEIMLSESCWYVPQHLGQYDHLSIAEALKIDVKLNAMQAILNGSIDPVYFTDLDDDWEIEEKAEMALTKWGLGHFSAHQFMGSLSGGQKTKVFLAGIEIHQPRIILLDEPTNHLDTNSRKMLYDLVTQHQATILTVSHDITLLNLLHKTFALSQTGIEVFGGNFDFYLEQRQEKVNALQAKLEEQTKTLKQSQQKARDMAEQRQKKEAKGKSAGQSNSLPRIVAGRLKSKAEQSTAKVLDAHHEKISGLAEHIRETRSQIQQYQALHINIAASHLHHGKILIDANNVNYGYHGNTLWEALSFQVRSGDRLHIEGDNGAGKTTLLKMITGAIEPTEGQYMSPDFSYLYLDQDYTMIKPDLSLYEQVQKYNHDGLQEHELKSLLIYSQFSQEMFDRKCIGLSGGEKMKLALCCLAISKQAPDMLILDEPTNNLDVQSLEILTSAVKNFTGTLLVISHDQHFIKEIGVTSQISLTKNSLHL; this is translated from the coding sequence ATGAGTTTAATCATCAGATCGCTTAGTTATACCCATCCTGATGGAGAAAAGCTTTTCCACGAATTAAATTTAACGCTTGGCAAAGGTGAAAAGGCAGCCCTGGTTGGGCTTAATGGCATGGGAAAATCGACCTTGCTACAGCTTATGGCAGGCACCATTTTGCCTACGTCCGGAGAAATTATGCTTTCTGAAAGTTGCTGGTACGTGCCTCAACATCTTGGACAATACGATCATCTATCTATTGCTGAGGCTTTAAAAATAGATGTAAAGTTAAATGCAATGCAAGCCATCCTTAACGGAAGTATCGATCCGGTTTACTTTACTGATCTGGATGATGACTGGGAAATTGAAGAAAAAGCAGAAATGGCCCTGACGAAATGGGGCCTTGGACATTTTAGTGCTCATCAATTCATGGGAAGTTTAAGCGGTGGCCAAAAAACAAAAGTATTTCTTGCCGGTATTGAAATTCATCAACCCAGGATTATTCTTCTTGATGAACCCACTAACCACCTGGATACAAACAGCCGCAAGATGTTATATGATTTGGTTACACAACATCAGGCAACAATTTTGACCGTTAGCCATGACATAACGCTATTAAATCTCCTTCACAAAACTTTCGCCCTTAGCCAAACAGGAATAGAGGTTTTTGGTGGCAATTTCGACTTTTATCTGGAGCAAAGACAAGAAAAAGTTAATGCTCTGCAAGCCAAACTCGAAGAACAAACCAAAACGTTGAAACAGAGCCAGCAAAAGGCCCGCGATATGGCTGAGCAACGTCAAAAAAAGGAGGCAAAAGGCAAAAGTGCGGGACAAAGCAATTCGTTACCCCGTATTGTTGCGGGCAGACTTAAAAGTAAAGCAGAGCAAAGTACAGCTAAGGTATTGGATGCTCATCACGAGAAAATATCTGGCCTCGCTGAGCATATCAGGGAAACCCGATCGCAAATACAGCAATACCAGGCACTGCACATTAATATAGCGGCTTCTCATCTTCATCATGGTAAGATTCTGATTGATGCGAATAACGTTAACTATGGTTATCATGGCAACACTTTATGGGAAGCGCTAAGCTTTCAGGTAAGATCCGGAGACCGTTTGCATATTGAGGGCGATAATGGTGCAGGAAAAACCACCTTGCTTAAGATGATTACAGGAGCCATAGAACCTACAGAAGGTCAATACATGAGCCCGGATTTTTCATATCTTTATCTCGATCAGGATTATACCATGATAAAGCCCGACCTCAGTCTTTACGAACAGGTGCAAAAATATAATCATGATGGATTACAGGAACATGAACTAAAATCGTTGCTTATTTATTCACAATTTAGTCAGGAGATGTTTGATAGAAAATGCATAGGATTAAGTGGCGGTGAAAAAATGAAACTGGCTTTATGTTGCCTGGCAATAAGTAAACAAGCGCCTGATATGCTTATCCTCGATGAACCCACTAACAACCTCGATGTTCAGAGTTTGGAGATCTTAACTTCAGCCGTAAAAAACTTTACAGGTACGTTATTGGTTATTTCGCATGATCAGCATTTTATAAAAGAAATTGGCGTAACCAGCCAGATCAGTCTCACTAAAAACAGCCTTCATCTATAA